Within Paralichthys olivaceus isolate ysfri-2021 chromosome 19, ASM2471397v2, whole genome shotgun sequence, the genomic segment CCCAAAATTAAAAGATGTTTTCCCTTGAGGCTGACCTGTATAAGTGCACATGGTTGGCTGCCAGCAGGTTTGGTCCTGGCTTTTAGTTTGCCTGCAGGTAAAACTCCACCAAGGAAAGGCATGACTCCAACCTGCATGTCCAACTCTTCACTGAGGCCGTCTTCCTCATCACTGTCGTCACATTCATCCTCCTCATTATCACTGGCTTTTGACGGTTTACTTATGTGCACCTACAAGAACATGGAGGAGAgtaggagatttttttttaaatccaagtAATGAAACAAGGGCAAGCATAACTAATGAACAACCATTGAGAGTTTGTACTGCTCTCTGGAAACCTACCCTGTATGTGACAGTCGAGCCACTGGGCTTTTGCATGGATATCTTGGTGAGTGGGCAGATGAGGTATGGTCCGATGCGGAAACGCTTAGACAACCGTTTCTGATTCATGCGTTCACATAAAGCTTCTAGGACCATTTTGTGGTCCTGTTTCCACTGACATGCTGACTGGATCTGGATTTGATTCTTTGCTTCCTTTTTACCGGCTATGGTTTCCTGGCTGGGCTTCTCTGCTGAGGGACATGAGGAGATAAGGTTATGCATAACGGCAAATATCTTCAGTTTCATACAGTCGGGTACATACAGCCAACACAAAGGACACACTattttcaaagaaaacacaaaacaacaaaataaggATTTTAAGAAAATGTAGGTATACACTGTTTTAATTACACCATGGCATGGACATTTCTTTACCTGTTTTCTTAAAAGAACTTGGATGGTTTCCCTGCAGGTTGTCAGTTGTTGTCTTCTGTTTCATTACGGTGTACGCCAAAGACGCATCAGGGATCTTTGGCTCTATGGTAACTTTTGGAGGAGGCTTGCTGTTAACCCCTCTTACACGTGCACATGTCATCATGCTCTCCAAGTATTTATACACTGgatccttgtcctcctctctaatctaaaataatcaaaaatggattaaagaaaaaaaaaacatgagcatTCAGTTtttgatcattaaaaaaataaaacagtagaATCTCATGAATAAATCAAGAGCTCTTAGTACAAACATTTGGAAAGCTTCGATTAAACCCAAGAAAAGGACGATTTTAATTTACCGGCTGTGTTAGACGAGTTACACTGCTGCGTTTCACGTTCTTTGCAGAGACCAAATACTGAGGACTTTCTGGGACGAAGAGCGGCTCTGCATCCACATCACAAATGTTGCGTTTCCACAGTTTATTAGTGTGGGAGCCGGGGCGAGGTTGAACCACATGTTGCATATTAGTCATAGCTGAGGAGGGATAAAAGCATTCCATTAACACTTGTGAGTTACTGAGGCTTGCAATCAAACTGAACAGAAAGTCAAAAAggtcaaaataaatcaaaagccatacaaaatgaaataatcatttatcagtcatcagaataaaaataaataatataaaaaatctTACAGTAAACAGGTTGGATATCTGGTTCCCTCTCCCCAGCAGAAATGTGCTTGGTGATCTTGCGTTTGAAGCAGGCACAACCAAACATGCATTCAGGCCGGCGGCAGTGGAGAGGACCACTGTTCAGATGCTGCAGACTGGAACACACACAGCCCAGTCTGCAGAACTCCTGACCACATTCTAGTCCAGCATCTTTAAACTGTGGACTAGGTACCTTCAGGCCTGGAATATGCATCTGATTAGAAGGAAAGGAGAAGACAGACACCTCTCTGATTTAGATTTTGCATTACAAAATGAAGAATTACTTTTTACTTGACCAAAAAAAGACATCAGACCAGACATAGCCCATCACTGGTATCAAATGACTGTGGGAACACAGTATGTCACATACCTGTTTTGTCAGGAGTACAGACAGAGCCACTGTCAGTCTATCTGGAGTCAGCTGTGTTCTGCTCAGACCCTTGTTCAGGGCTTCGACCTCTATCTGTGACATTTTGAGCTCAAACTTAGTTAAGCCTGAAGGTCTGTGTGTTATCCCCTGGTTCTGCCCAAAGCTCGCTGGGTGGTGTGTAGATGATCTGAAGAGAGAGAGTAACAAATTATGTTCCGTGTGGTTTGAAATTTAGTGGGAAAAACAATGAGATAAAAGACTGTAGGCAGAATGATGAGGGGGAGTGTACATGGGAACatatttgtttgaataaaaaagtgCTTATTCAGATTGAACTTGTAAATTGTGTACATCTCCTCAAGGAAAGCATGTTTACATTGttctacaaacacagacaaacaagcaaGACATAAGCTCAGGAGTTATTCTTAGAAAGATTAAAGACTTGAACACATTTGGTAAAAGCTGTGAAACTTGAAATTGCAAGAACaaagaacaaatgaaaagtaaTTACAGATAACTGTGCAGAATAATGTTTTGAGCGGCAGTTTCCCTTTTCTCTTGCTCGGTGGTGGGAACCCTTTGGCCCCCGGGTCGTACATGGGCCGAGAAACGATTCATCTATCAAATAAttccagtctgtctgtctgtaagagtctcacatatctcaagaactgttCCATCTTATTGCACTTTTTGTAAAGCCGAACAATACTTTTGTTGTTAAGCAAAATTTTGTTCTGATCAGGTTTCTGTAGATCGCAGCCCTTTCCAAACAGGCAgatttagaacaggcactgcactagtaaatgaaaaaaactgcaTCTCAGTAACACCAGGTTTCAACAAGATAAATATAGGACTTTTTAAGACTGTAATGGATTAAATTACCACAGATATGAATAAATATCAGGGTCACAGAAATACTTACACTCCCCCATAATtgaagataataataatattggcttgaatttatatagcgcctttcaCAGGACCCAAGGATGCTTTATATAAGTTTGTGAggacaagacagaagagaaaagaaaaaagtaataatacaaaACAGGATCAAATTTAGCAGCAGGGTGGTTTGGCCTAAGCATTAACTTAGGCCAAAGGACTTAGTGAAGAGGTGGTGCTTGAGGAGTTTTCTGAAGATTTCAGATTCAGCACTGCATTTTTCAAATAGATGAAGCAGCCAAGTAGAAAATAACCCTTGATACACAACCTAATCTCACAAACTACAGTATCCACAGTCTTTCACACAGTCAAGCCAAGTAAATGGAGATCAATTTTGACCAAGGTGTTTGTAGACTCTCAGCGTGCCAATATCTGAGACGTTACTAGCTATGCATGCTGCCACAACAACGTTCAGTAGCAGTATGTAATAGTGCATAATATTTCAATGCATATATAAGACTTTTTATGGCCTAAAATACACGTTAttaaatttaagactttttgaGAACCTGCGGAAAGCCTGTATACAAAAACATTTCCCATGGCAATCACTAAAAGATCACTAAAAGAAAATAGTTCTTGCGTACCTGTTTGAAAAAGCACTAGACCCAGAAGCGGCTTTTGCATCTTCTGTCAGTGTGGACGGAGATTTGGCTTGAATGGGTGTGGCAGGGCTGGGCAGAGGGGGAGCCTGTGACGTCATGGCAGAGTAGAGGAGGGGTTTGTGGGAGAGCGGGCAAGGTCTGTTGGAAGCAGGGTTCCGATGCTTGAGCACACTGTCCAGGGTCTTCACATAGCTGGAGCCTTTAGCGGGCAGCTGATAGGCCACAGAGCCCTCTGAGTTCGTGGAGAAGGCGGCAGCCCGCTCACTGATTTGCTGAGCTTCGCTTTCCAAGTACTCATCCAACAAGTCGCTGCAGAAGGCAGATAGGTTCTTTTGTAATCCTTTTGGAGGGGAAGAATAAAGAGACTTTAATTTATCAACGGGGAATAATGAATCAGACACTAATAATGAATCAGACACTAATATATTCAGCTGGTTTCAATTCAGTTAATCTTTTAGTAATTACAATGACTATACTAATCCCAGTGAATGATAAAAGGGACACAGCAGATACTACAACAAGGAGAACAAGCCTCACCATCAGTGTTAAAAGatgattctttgttttttatgaacttgtttttccatccttttatttttgtcatgtcACTTGTCTTCCCCGTCCTGGAGATGAAGGGTAGACTCTTTTCTGTGAAGGAAATATTCTGTGTTAGTCTTCAGTTTAAGGACAAAgcacactaaaaaaaaaatgtttcagagtGTGGGGGGTTTAAGTGCTATTTTGGAAACGGATTTCTCTacatttattctcattattgcagaaaacaatgtattcaccgaaggaaaacatgaaaatgctTAAGTTGAGCCGCAATCCTTGATAGTAATAACTGTTCACAGGAGAACAAGATTGGAACTACAATTAGCAACGGACTCCAGTGGATTTAGCATCATCAGGTGTTTTGGCCTTTGGGGTTGGGGTATGTGACGCGTTTGAGGAAGAAGGGGGGAATATCAAAGAATAGCcagcttaattttttttttaatattcatgaacTTAAGGGAAAAAGTGATGATTTAGAATAAGAGCCAAAGTGTAAGCTATCaaatatttcttatttcatgTCTCTATCTGCTTCAGAGGCTGATAAATTCACCTCAACAAAGCAGAGGTGTCCTGGGAACCACTCTGAGCCAGGCCCTCCTGACTTGTTAGTTTGTAATTTCTTTGTGACGTGTTTGATCCAATGGCATTTCAAAACTATTTGTAGGCCATTTTCTTAAACAACTTCAGCCACACACTGTTTCAGTCATACAAGGCTCTAATCTCATATTTGTAATCACTATTATCTCTGTTCCATCGAGGTTGGCTTCTGAGCAATGACCCTGTAGTTAAGCTAGAGTTATTTTTTCTGCATCTGCAAATACGTAATCAAGGGCCCGCAAGGGTCACGTGACATTCATTTTATCATCACATGGCAAGGCTTCGTGTAGACATCAGATTACACTCTGATCGGTTGTTTCTTGAAATCATAACAAATCTCCTGACTCTCTTTGTTACAAGTGTGTTAACAGAGCAGATTCgcacaaacaagacaaacctGCACAGTGGCTACACTTAACTTATTAAAGAACATTCAATTAGATATTTCAGAACTTAAAATATCATGTTTTAAGATCAAATTTTGTGAAAAATTCAGTAACATGACAATAGTGACAGAAATGATAATTTCAGGTGTTGAAGAATGTGCTGAAAATGTACTTGGATTGAACATTACATTTTCCAGCAATTTCTCTACCGCATGTGACCTGTAGTTTTATAAAACCAAAATACGAATATACTTCAGACCTGGTCCTCTTATAAGTCACAGCTTTCTGCCATATTTTCATTGGCACAAAACACACTTGTTGCTAACTTTGGTTGATACTGACCATATTTACCAAGAGTTCGTGGTCAAACGTGATTTTCatgaaaaaagacaatattacCCATTTCGACTGTGGTTCACATTGAAACGGGTGACTGTTTCATGTCTAGTTGTGCCCAAGTTAAATGGACCACAtggactttgatttattttgaactATACATCTGTGGCGTCTGCAGCTGTCTGTGTGCACAACCAACAGGGAGTATAATTGAAGACTTAAGGGTGCAATACTAGACAGGAAGTTGAGCCTGAGGCTGCTTGATTAAGGGTCTTCGATCCTATATTCAAACCAATAAGGATTAAGACTGTCTATTATTACACAATCCCATTTCCCCAGATGGTCAGACTGTCTGACAAGAGAAACTCCCAAGTTAAATCTTGgggtttaattgttttatttactttcttatTATGGCAACACTGGCACAAATTAAGTGTACAATGACAATATACCATCAATCAGTCCAACTTACCACCAAGAGACAGGGCTGTGGAGTTGACTTGTTCTGGTAGATTCgctggaggaagaggcagatGAACCCCCACATACTGCAGGTCAACAGACTTGGTAGGGTTTAGAGAGCTCAGCTTCAAACCAACtaaaaaaggacagaaaggAGTTAGAGACAGATCATATTCATAATATGTTATTTGGTAAAACCTGGTCGACCAATgggatgattgtgtgtgtttgtattaacTCACCTTCCTGCAGCACAGGGTGGATgacctgtctgtgtttgaaaaCTCTGAGGTCCTGCAGCAGGACGGCCTCCTTCTGAACGATCTTCTCTTCATCAGTCGCTGGGATCAGctcctctgaaacacacacacacacaacagaaatgtttACAAATCACAACACAAGCATAACATTTGCATTACTGTTAGTTGAGTAAAATAAAACGAGGTTGTAACAGTATCATAAAGGTTCAAATACAgatcaaaatgtgaagaaatacaATCTCTTCtacatgttcacctgtttgctTCAGCTGCTTCTGACTCATTTGGGAAACTGGAGATACTGGTGCTGTGCTATTGGGTGGCTTGTTCCTGACGTGAACCTCAAGAGCTTCCTGtgacaaaaaaagacatttaaaagcCTATACACTTTACAGAACTTCAACCGCTGACCACTCATAGTCCTTCTGctacagaaaaactaaatgtcatTTCAGGAATGTGTGCAGCTTTGCTGAAAAGTCAGCAAGCTCTCTGGATCACTGGAGGAGGAACCACACCTGGATTATATTAAATAAACCTTCAGAGCTGTGCTGATATGTGCAGCCCATTCTTCGCTAGTCATCTGAAGTGGCTTTACCTTTGAGGTGAATGAGACAAACAACAGGCCCTCGACATCGTCCAGCTCTGGTTGCAAAGCCACAGTCAGTGACGGGCTGTGGACGACCTTGGGAGGGGTGGCAGCTGCAGACTTCCATTCTCTTCCCCGATTCGTCAAGCGTCTGTTcatcttcttccttttcttgcGGGTCCTTGGTGATGACCCCACGGAGGTCTTTGATGGAGTGGGAGTCGTGGAGATTGCTTTGAAGCTGTGCTGCAACTTAGGGGTTACACTGTTATGGAGATTTTCCTCCGTGGATTCCACAAGTGGACATTTTTCGACAAGCACGAGGTCACCAAGAGCATGCTTGCCTCGTAAGCAGCGGACATATTGTTTGTTCTTATTAGGTGTCGACATTATGGGCTTCAGGACCAGCCGAGTCTCCTGCACATTTGAGACGGAGGCAGGGGCGACGTGATTCTTTGTGCTGTAAGATAAATTGAAAGTAATATTGTTTATTGATAGTAAACATGAAGAAGTTTTGAAAATTTAATGATGATCtccattaaaatatataaatttttAATACATGTGTTGGTGGTATTTAAACAAGCTAATTCCAGTAGTTTAGTTAGCACACTTTTCCCTTatactataaatatatatatgtccaTATAATTGAATTAAAGGCTTAAATGCTAAAACTTGTAACCATGACACAGTCTGATTTGGATGTTATATCTATAGATAGAATGCAACAAAGGCACTGCTGCACTCTGAAACCCATTCTTTTCAATAGCGCAAGGACTGGTTTTCACTGCTTGCTTATAGGGCAGCACACAGCTTGGAGAGCCCTCAAGCTCGCTGTGACTAACACTCATACATCTCATACAACCTAAGCTTCCAGTCGGGCATGGAATGCacaatagagaaaaaaaattatattgtgtgtgtgtgtgtctgaattcCCTGAATAATCTGTTTATGTGTATATCGACACCAGAAGGGAAGCAGTATCatggaaacacatttcaaatcaagTAGGTATGTCAGGTGTGCGTTAAGAGTCAGGTAGCTTGTTGCTGGTAGGGAAAATGtctaaacaaaaaaactgatgcAAACTCCACCTATCTAGCTCTGAAACCAGCAGACAGTGCAGCGCAAATTGCTTTCTATCTGGAAGGGCAAAGCAAATACTGGTTTAAGTTATGTAATTAATATACTGAATACACACAATTCTTCGTTTTAGTGAAGACTGTGTAACAGGTGTTAGCTCATATGAGTGGTTGGTCTTACAAAAGAATTCACttacatgttttcagttttttaacatTCTGTAATTTGATTGTTTGTGTAAGTCCGCGGGCAGaatttattctcattatttatttaaaaattgaATTGTTGTTACTTTAATGACGTTAATAATGGTTGATTTACTGAGTTAATACTGTAGTTATAATAGGTTAAAATCAGTGAGTCAGTATGTGTGCTCAGCACCAACATcacaatacaaatataaacCACATTATTTcaattgataatgaaaatgatctcaGGCAGCAAACTGTCAAATGGTTTGtcagttgaatatgaatgtataagaaagagagcaaatcagatgaaaaaacaacaacttacCTCAGATCCACAATCCCCTCTTTGCTTTCATTTGGCTCCAACATGTTAAACTGAGCCTCTATCTTCACCACAGATTGAGCCTCAGCCTTGACCCGGATTAGACGAGGGTTGTGTCCGTCCTCTCTGAAGCCTTTTGCAAACGGGTTATGGTTAATTTTCAGCTGCGTGATCCGAAAGTTCTGGTAAGTCGTCACAGCCATGAATTCAGTTTGTGGAAAAGTGAAGGTCATGCTTTCCGGTCCCATAACCACAGGCTGATCGGGTGTGGTTGTGACTCCATCTGGGACAGGTATCACATGTAGCCTTGGAATGTAGCGATGCATGGAGTGTAGGATTATGTGACCGTCATGGTCTTGGAAATTATTGGTCAGTTTGAGCTTGTAGAAAGAAACCAGGCCGCCCATCCACTGCGAGCCTTTGCAAGTTGAGTAATGGTGGGCGAAGGCCCTGATCAGACCCTGGGTCTGGTTTTCAGCTGGTCCAGTGATCTCCCAGTGGGATCTGTTCCACCGGTATTTGAACTGGTCAGACGGAAGTAAGGACAGGACCAGGATGTAGTGGCGCTCAGGATCTAAGCCAGCCAGGCGATACCGACAGTACGGGAACATGCGTCGTCCTTGTTTTGTGAGAATCATCTCAGTTCCACAGCTGTTAAACTGCTTCCACACGCTGTTATTCTCCAGAGAGACAGTGATGCCTTTGAAATTTAGCACAGGAGAAAAATCATTTTTCTGCTCTGCGCTGCCAAACGTGGTGGATGGCAACTCGGACAACAACGGTAATGAGTCTGTGATGTTGACAAGATTGGTCCCTGTGCATTTTAAAGAGTCTGAGGCTGATGCTATGTTTGAGGTAGGTGGGCTCGTTTCAACAGTCCCTTCACATGTATTCGGGGATGTTACTGCAGGCTTGGCTGGGCTAGCTTCAGCAGGTGAGGaaagagcagagctgcagttgtGACTTGCCATGGACACAGCTCTGTTCTCCATCTCAGTCTCACCAGTGAAATTTGTCATAGTGGTAGGGAAAGGAGATGAAACAATGATGGCAGCAGGAGTAGCTGATGGAGGGAGGTCAGTCAGGCCTCCTTTCTCATCCTCCACTGCAGGGGGGTCCTCCATGGACGTGAGGTCAGAGTCTGTTGCCGGCATCAGCAACGGATATGGTTATTCCACTTCATTTAATACCTAACATAAAAAAGATACaagaataataatgttattCATTTAGTAGAGTGGTGCTCCAAAGGTAAAACACATATAACAAAGATATTAACCTACTCAGACAAGACAGAGCATACAAATCCAGGTCAAGAAgtattgttttaaataattacaACAAAAGTTAAGAGAAGCAATTACAGCGTAATCAAGCAGAGCAAAAAGTGGTAGAAAGACAAAGCTGCTAAAGATAAAtcaacaaatgtaaacaatgatCAGCGATTAGAACAAACAATGTGCAGCTCTGCTCTAAATATCAACCTAAGAAGCAAGAGAGTCAATATCAAAGCCTTGTTTCTATATTACACAAATTTAGTGGGCATTCGACTCTCGGTTTCTGTGGTTGCTCTCGGTgtgactgtaaaataaaaaaaggcgACTGACGATTTCAAGATATCTGATCTGCATGATTCATAAAAGAGCTCTTTATGTCAAATAAGAATTCCAATGAGAATCAACTATCAGGCCATACCctcctgaaaaataaattagcTGCTAATGGAgaaatgatcatttatttacaaGAGGGGGCCAAAGCTCATCCTTTGAAAAGCTGCTGGCGACTTGTTCTCACAATGATGAATAcgtagaaaaaacaaagaaaagaaattatAAATAACAATGATTATTAGGTTTTTCAACTTATTGCCCAGCCCTTGTGTGACACTATGGGTGAGCTGAGTTGTTGTGATGATTCCTGCACATATAAGAGAATTCAAAACATTTGAACAGTTCCAGATTGAATCAAAGCTTTAAACCTACTTTTACCACAATGCATGATTTTACCTAGTACAGGGCTCTGGTTTAGTTTTTACCGACTCTGTAAGCTtgccaataaaccaaacaaagaagaagatgatTTTACctaattgtagtttttattattgtatgacATTTATGTCACATGTTTGCTTtatgactgtgtttttgttattctttTATGTActtttaattgtgtgttttccattgtgtaactttgttttgaaaagcgCTATATGAATAAGATAATATTGTTAtacattatattaaatatatttcatatattatataatatttaggCTGTTGTGATACTGCTATATGTGAAAATGACATTGCGACAATTATTGATactgttttattgcccagccctagtgGCATGACACAGAGTAGGTTGATAAGTTGGAAGGATGTTGCATATACATATTTAACACAatacaaaatgattttaaattaaacctgGTCAGGGTAAAACCcctggaggagaaaaacagtAACTGCCTTAGGTTAGGTCAGCACCCTTTAAAATCTCCATTGGATGACATGTGACTGGTTGTACTtccattttaaaaatcaaaactgACTTTATGTGTGagtatttttcagtttgatcATTTTCTCCTGGCTGTGTGAGGGAGCTGGACTTTGTCTTCCTGGACGGAGCTGCGAGACCTCTTCGGTGTGACTGACCAATGGCCTGGCAGATATCACTCAGCTGAGGACATGGCTGAAATGCTGGGACGGGGCCTGCGATTCTAACTAcagataacacacaaacacatatcgTGCACGGTGTCCCACCTGAGCAGCCCCACACGCGTTCAATTCCGTCGACGACAGAGGTACCACGGAGGAAACCTGTTTTCTGCCCCACGGTTCATCTCACACGgtcacaccaacacacagatgCTGGGGTCTGAGGAAAAGGTGTTGACCGGCCGAGCGAGCGCTTCGAGCGACCAACTACCGGCGtgtttacaacacaaacacacaactattCACCGCGTAACTACGTAAACAATTCAAATATGAAGCCGGGCTGGTGGTTCAAGTTGTTTAACACCAGCTTTAACAGcgcgaggaggagaggaaggccGTCCGCTCCTCCACTCAGCAAGTTGGGGAAAGTTGCAGGTTTCCCCGCGCCTCACCTTTTACCCGTCGGTTGGAGCTCCTCGTGGCCGGCGGCGGAGACACTGTTCCCGGCGGAGAGTCGCGACTGTTGCACGTCTCGCCGGTTGTAACGAGCCTCGTCGCGGGTCCTCGAACATAAACACGAACTGGCAAATGGAGGCCGAGAGCCACGCCAGTGTGTGCTCGTATCGACCGACCCGAGCGTGCACGCGGAGGAGTCAAAGCGCATGCACGAATAtcagcacccccccccaccacctctctctctctcctcgatGGCGCGCGTTTCCCGGGTCGCCAGCAGCGCGAGGAGAGCGGGAGTCCGTGCGCGAGCCGGTGAGGACAACAAGTTTGCacgagggtgtgtgtgttgtgttattgacacacacacacacgcacgcacacacacacacctgagactGTTGTCTTCCTCTTCACTTGTTTCACCTTTGACGATCACGTCTCTATtctcgccccccccccacacttacacacacatacacgtacacacacatccGTGCTCTCGGGTCGTGACGTCAGGCGATCACCATGGCGGTTGCGCTCCTGCAGCCAATCCTCACGCTCCCTCCGGAGGATTTTTACGACCTGTTTTTTCCTCGTGTCACTGTCCGGAGTGAAGACGACCCAAAATAAACCGCTGCACGTGTGAAGTTGGTTATAAAATATCATAAATGCTACAACACCCACGTGTTTGCTCCCCGATCGTCCAATCTGACCTGCGCACTTTAAAC encodes:
- the magl gene encoding MAX gene-associated protein isoform X2, producing MPATDSDLTSMEDPPAVEDEKGGLTDLPPSATPAAIIVSSPFPTTMTNFTGETEMENRAVSMASHNCSSALSSPAEASPAKPAVTSPNTCEGTVETSPPTSNIASASDSLKCTGTNLVNITDSLPLLSELPSTTFGSAEQKNDFSPVLNFKGITVSLENNSVWKQFNSCGTEMILTKQGRRMFPYCRYRLAGLDPERHYILVLSLLPSDQFKYRWNRSHWEITGPAENQTQGLIRAFAHHYSTCKGSQWMGGLVSFYKLKLTNNFQDHDGHIILHSMHRYIPRLHVIPVPDGVTTTPDQPVVMGPESMTFTFPQTEFMAVTTYQNFRITQLKINHNPFAKGFREDGHNPRLIRVKAEAQSVVKIEAQFNMLEPNESKEGIVDLSTKNHVAPASVSNVQETRLVLKPIMSTPNKNKQYVRCLRGKHALGDLVLVEKCPLVESTEENLHNSVTPKLQHSFKAISTTPTPSKTSVGSSPRTRKKRKKMNRRLTNRGREWKSAAATPPKVVHSPSLTVALQPELDDVEGLLFVSFTSKEALEVHVRNKPPNSTAPVSPVSQMSQKQLKQTEELIPATDEEKIVQKEAVLLQDLRVFKHRQVIHPVLQEVGLKLSSLNPTKSVDLQYVGVHLPLPPANLPEQVNSTALSLGEKSLPFISRTGKTSDMTKIKGWKNKFIKNKESSFNTDGLQKNLSAFCSDLLDEYLESEAQQISERAAAFSTNSEGSVAYQLPAKGSSYVKTLDSVLKHRNPASNRPCPLSHKPLLYSAMTSQAPPLPSPATPIQAKSPSTLTEDAKAASGSSAFSNRSSTHHPASFGQNQGITHRPSGLTKFELKMSQIEVEALNKGLSRTQLTPDRLTVALSVLLTKQMHIPGLKVPSPQFKDAGLECGQEFCRLGCVCSSLQHLNSGPLHCRRPECMFGCACFKRKITKHISAGEREPDIQPVYSMTNMQHVVQPRPGSHTNKLWKRNICDVDAEPLFVPESPQYLVSAKNVKRSSVTRLTQPIREEDKDPVYKYLESMMTCARVRGVNSKPPPKVTIEPKIPDASLAYTVMKQKTTTDNLQGNHPSSFKKTEKPSQETIAGKKEAKNQIQIQSACQWKQDHKMVLEALCERMNQKRLSKRFRIGPYLICPLTKISMQKPSGSTVTYRVHISKPSKASDNEEDECDDSDEEDGLSEELDMQVGVMPFLGGVLPAGKLKARTKPAGSQPCALIQVNGKSYNQARLLLGRMGSLHPANRLAAYVTGRLHAPADIIHKNSQKPDSTLRNNSPSALHVKATDGVVPQSVTARKTTELKIPTQSPVPLHLNSWRKGSTTFPQHSQNSSWINPVQMFISSQLSSVQTKSSPVSLTVSPSLKNPSFLGQSGTYSFRICPPANESTRGQNPPGVALPGGFTIIDLPQPGSNDAPQPSETVKTTNMAAVKNKSLPQQDALFNFRQSGWDANWLTPSKSTLEPRSSSKLVCGEKMPPGDDTNSTWMESNTDFTSECLNSEDSDYCGDGDEDEEPLDIETIEEERQEKAIAEMKEAALKTLQESRNSSLFQSSLDMGLNIQEQQDKKKRTNHTALERQRRSEQRILFDKLQSILCGDLGGTKPPRLHLLSLAVKEIQKMAEMSKFLKEKKTRLAQLQSDYLKKLSILSGKSEMLIKHKLSAICRKQKMREKTMKWSPFFSQLLQSRAALLQNRAPQSQHMPLLHPDFIPHKTAAQTNAQPIMAVLDPISAQSSVNPPKPLSTLLSTPLSHPQAASTPAKAFLTAALSQGENQEQPGAPAQGSVPNSQSQVPTGKDIPPTTATPVTTTPNPQNPSTNPLPSISLPLIRSKTGRLILPSSMKPTCPGFFTLMLMDAKLKRGGNGVSTLANVPSDVAAIMPSVAVQDNQEGGTVAGLSKTLPAPSNPKPPGVHRRRGRPRKNRVPVEDETRQPVSEERQSETKSLELTKKRAADSPAVASDAADSPVPVKRRRGRPLKQRQPVELWIPTAHRRRGSSKSNESSPVKLSYLYKGRDTETAENTLLGEPNTSRPLTRGALGKDLPSAKRRSWIDIEKELELELESE